The Alkalihalophilus pseudofirmus nucleotide sequence TCATTAGGGCTTCTTCTGATATAGATATTCGAACCATTCTTAAAGAGGAAGAAGATGACGTGTCGATTTTATTCTTTGATCTTCCAGAAGGGGAATCGGCGCTTTTTCATACGAATGATGAATTTACTGTGTTAATAGGGACGGGCAGTGAAGCGTCATTTGATGAACTGTCCGAGAGATTAACGCGTTTAGGCATTACAGTCATTAACCAGCTTATATTGCCCAAGTTAGAGGATACATATATGGGCGGAGTGAGCAGGCTGCTTGATGAGAGGAAGGTAGAACAAATCATCGTTCCTGATCAAGGGTTAAAATGGTTCTCTGAGTCTTATCAAGAGTATAAAATTGATATCATCAGCTGGGAGGAAGAAGGACTATATCAGCCTCATCCAGCCTTACAATTTTCTGTCATGAAAAGTACGAGCTCTATGATGCCTGCTTTAAACTTAGATGTAGATATTGGCTGCGGGCACCGATTATTTTTAGCGAATGAAGCCTCCCTTGAATTAGAAAAAGAATGGATGACTAAAGACTTATCAACGGTGAATGTGTTAAAGGTAGCCGAGTATGGGACGGAGAAAGGGACGGGGGAAGATTTCCTTGTCTCATCAGATCCTGAGGTAGCGGTTATTTTTAATTTGCATGATCATACCGTTAGTGCCAGTGTTCGTGAGAGACTGCAGGAAACCTGGATCGACACATACGAGACAAAACAGCATGGCACAATTCTAATCAAAGTAAATGAAACTGATTATGAGCTGTTAACAATACGCTTTTAAAAAAATAATCGTAAGACATTTCCAGTGAAAAGGAAGGTGGGTGAGATCATGTCGATTTTAATACATACTGTTTCGATTAGAACCGACGAGAAAAGTTCTAATTGGATTGAAGATGGCTATATCATCATAAATGAGGGAGTATTTAAGAAAATTGCAGACGGTAAACCGAGTGAAAAAGAATTAACTGAGGCAGGTGAAGTGATTAACGGCCGCGGTAAGTGGGTGTGTCCGGGGTTAGTCAATACCCACGGGCATGCCGGAATGTCCCTTTTGCGGGGATATTCAGATGACCTGCCGCTTGATCAGTGGCTAAAAGAAAAAATGTGGCCTTTTGAGGGGAAGCTGGACCTGGAGGCAACAAAAGCAGCACGTGGCTTAGCAATGGTTGAGATGATTCGATCCGGAACAACGACATTTCTTGAGATGTATCACTTATTTATGCATGAATTTGCCCAAGATATAACCGATGCAGGCATGCGCGCAACATTAATGCGCTCAATGATTGGTTTGTGTTCTAAAGAGGAACAGAAAGAAAAGCTTTTAGAGGCAGTTGAATTTGCAAAGACGTGGCACAAAGGAGCAGATTCTCGCATCCAAACGATGCTTGCTCCTCATGCTCCCTACACCTGCCCGCCGGAATTTATCGAAATGATTGTTGAAGAAGCTATAAAGCTGGATCTCCCAATACATATGCATTTGGCAGAGACGAGAAAAGAGGTCCGAGAACATATTCAACAGTATCATCATCACCCGCTTGAACACTTAGAGAAGCTGGGCTTCTTAAATGAGGCTAGATGGTTATTTGCCCACGGCGTACATCTAAACGAGGAACATATCGACCTATTAGCCGAATATAAAGCCGGTATCAGCCACAACCCGATTTCTAATTTGAAGCTGGGGTCAGGTGTAGCACCTATTGCAGAAATGCTGCAAAAAGGGGTGGAAATAGGGATTGGCACCGATAGTGTTGCTTCAAATAACACACTTGATATGATCGAAGAAATGAGAATGGCTGCATTTATTCATAAAGGAATTGCCGAGGATCCAATTTTAATACCTGCTGAGGTGGCGATTAAGATGGCGACTAAAAACGGGGCACAATTATTGGAGCATGATAAGACAGGCGAAATTAAAACAGGATATAAAGCTGATTTTATGATCATCGATTCACATGGAGCCCACATGCAGCCTGCGTCTAACCGTGATTCGCATATCGTGTATGCAGCAAAAAGCTCAGATATCACGGATGTATACGTGGATGGCTTGCCTTTAATGAGAAACAAAGAGCTGCTAACGTTAGATGAAGAAAAGATTAAATTTGAAGCGAATGAGCATTATCAAAGGGTTAGATCATACATTTAAAATCCTGCACTATTTGAGCGCAGGATCGTGAGGTGTGAACTAGATAAAATTGTATTTTTGTTTTCTAGCTTTCGTGTTATTCTTTGGTTGTCTGCTTTTTTTCGAAAAAGGCAGGGAATTCAGTTTGACGAATCGAAATGGGAAACAGCTGATGCCAATCAAGTCCGCTGCGTCCAACAAAAGAAATGCTTTCCTTTTGCTTTTGAAATGAAGAGGCGGTCTTTGATGGTTGGTGCATCATCTATGCGCCCCCTTTCTTTAGCTTACTTATAGTATGGCAAAACAGAACGTGCTTATGACTAGTAAAAGTTGAGCAAAAAGGATGTCATTTGAGAAAAAGGATTTAAAAATTGGAGGAGAAAGAATGGGTAAAAAAATGGAAGTATTATCCACGGTCAGAGTGCAAAAAGCGAGTGATTTATACAAAATTGTCGATTCTCTCAATCGCACGCTGAAAGAACAGGATTTAATGTTTGGTTTATCATTAGATGATAAAAATGAAGAGCAAATGGTGTTCACAATTTATAGAACGTAGGCAAGCTTAATGAAATAGGTGAATGTTAATGAAAAAGATTATATTTACGGGACTGGTTGTAGGCTTTTTAGCTCTTGTTGGTACAAGTGCATATGCCTATCACATTATCCGCGCACCGCTCGTTGAAAGCTATAATGAAGCGAAAGATTTGGCGCTCTCTAATCAGCATCTTCAAACAGTTGAAGGAGCCCACTACTACCATGGTACAGAAGCATATTATGTTTTGACCGGTACTAATGATGACAATGACGAAATGATCGTTTTTGTTGGTGATGACCTAGAAACTGTTCATGAGCTGAAACGAGCGGATGGAATTTCTTATGATCAAGCGATGGAGATTGCCCAACGCGAATTACCAGATAGGAAAATTGAGAAAATTCGTCTCGGCTATACACGAGGGGTTCCTGTGTATGAAGTGATGTACAATGACCAAAATGCTCGAACAGGGTATTATTATCTAACGTTTGAAGACGGGTCCTTTCTAAAAAGATACAGCATTCGAAATATAAATAGATAATATATTAAAGATAAATAAATTTCTTTAATCGTTTGTCTTTTCTGAATCTACACTTGATTCAACTGAGTGTACACACTATAGTTATATATAGTCATGATAAGGGAGTTGACATTAAGAACATGAAATTAGCACAAAGAGTTTCTGCATTAACACCATCGACAACACTAGCCATTACTGCAAAAGCAAAAGAACTAAAAGAACAAGGACATGATGTCATTGGTCTAGGAGCGGGTGAGCCTGACTTTAATACGCCACAGTACATAATCGATGCAGCGGTTCGCTCCATGGAAGAAGGGCACACAAAATATACGCCATCAGGCGGTCTGCCTGCTTTAAAAAAAGCTGTTATTGAAAAGTTTAAAGAAGACCAAGGCTTAGATTATGCACCGAGTGAAATTATTGTAGGAACTGGTGCTAAACATATTCTTTACACGTTGTTCCAGGCACTTTTAGACGAAGCGGATGAAGTTATTATTCCTACACCTTATTGGGTGAGCTATCCTGAACAAGTGAAGCTTGCAGGCGGTGAACCAGTCTATGTAGAGGGACTTGAAAGTAATGATTTTAAAATAACGGCAGAGCAGTTAGAAGCAGTTATTACACCGAAAACAAAAGCGGTTATTATTAACTCTCCATCAAACCCAACAGGCTCTCTTTATTCAAAAGAGGAATTAAAGCAGCTTGGAGATGTTTGCTTAAAGCATGACATTCTAATTGTATCTGATGAAATTTATGAGAAGCTTGTTTATGGTGAAGTAACTCATACATCGATTGCTGAAGTTTCTGATGAGTTGAAGAGACAAACGGTTGTTGTAAATGGGGTTTCTAAATCACATTCTATGACAGGGTGGAGAATTGGCTATGCAGCAGGTCCTGCAGAACTTATTAAAGCGATGACGAACCTAGCAAGCCATAGCACATCAAACCCGACAACAAGTGCACAGTACGGTGCGATTGCGGCTTACACAGAAGATGATGGATCTGTAGAAGTGATGCGTTCTGCTTTTGAAGACCGTCTTAACAAAGTGTATGAAAAGCTTGTTGCCATCCCTGGAGTGTCTTGTGTTAAACCTAAAGGAGCATTTTACCTGTTTCCAAATGTAAGCGAGGCGGCTAAGTTAAATGGGTATGACGATGTCGATAAGTGGGTAGAAGCCTTATTAGCAGAAGAAAAAGTAGCATTAGTTCCTGGTTCTGGCTTTGGAGCACCACATAATGTCCGCTTATCGTATGCGACCTCACTTGAAGCTTTAGAAGAAGCATTAATTCGTATTGAGCGATTTGTTCGTGCAAAAACAAAATAAACCCAGCTCTTCATTCGGCCCTCTTGTATTCAAAGCAAGAGGGCTTAGCTTTTTTTACATGAAATGGAGCTTACGGTCGCTTAGTCGTTGACTTCAAATTTCTAAGAAGGGTATAATGAGCATTGATGTCTCAATAGCATTTGTTAGTGATGGAGGGAATAATGTGAAAACAACAATCGCCAAGGTTGGAAATTATGTCGAGCAAGAAGTAACAATCGGTGCTTGGCTTGCTAATAAACGTTCAAGCGGTAAGATAGCTTTTTTACAACTGCGTGATGGAACTGGTTTTATTCAAGGTGTTGTCGTCAAAGCGGAAGTAGGCGAAGAAGCATTTCAAGCTGCTAAGAACTTAACGCAGGAAAGCTCATTATATGTAACGGGAACGGTACGTGCTGATGATCGTGCTCCGTCTGGTTATGAATTAACAGTCACGAAAGTAGAAGTGATTCACGAAGCTACTGATTACCCAATTACGCCAAAAGAGCATGGCACAGAATTTTTAATGGACCACCGCCATCTATGGCTTCGTTCAAAGCGCCAGCATGCAGTAATGAAGGTGCGTAATGAAATTATTCGTGCTACATATGAATTCTTCAATCAAAATGATTTTGCAAAAGTCGATCCGCCGATTTTAACAGGAAGCGCTCCTGAGGGTACAACGGAATTGTTTGCAACGAAATATTTTGATGAAGATGCTTATTTATCTCAAAGCGGTCAATTATATATGGAAGCTGCCGCTATGGCACTTGGACGTGTCTTTTCATTTGGCCCGACATTCCGAGCTGAAAAATCAAAAACACGTCGTCATCTGATTGAATTTTGGATGATTGAGCCTGAGATGGCATTTGTTGAATTTGATGAAAGTCTTGAAATTCAAGAACAATATGTTTCATACTTAGCTAAGTCAGTACTGGAAAACTGCCAGCTTGAGCTTAAGACATTAGGACGAGATACAGAAAAACTTGAAAAAGTACAAGCTCCTTTCCCGCGTATCTCTTATGATGATGCGATTACGTTCTTACATGAAAAAGGATTTGATGATATTAAATGGGGAGATGACTTTGGCGCACCGCATGAAACGGCCATTGCAGAATATTATGATAAGCCAGTGTTCATCACGCATTACCCTACATCGTTGAAACCTTTCTACATGCAGCCAGATGCGAATCGCGAGGATGTCGTTTTATGTGCAGACTTGATCGCTCCTGAAGGATACGGTGAAATTATCGGAGGATCAGAGCGTATTCACTCATATGAATTACTAGAACAGCGTATTAACGAGCACAACTTGTCACTTGATACGTATCAATGGTATTTAGATTTACGTAAATACGGTTCCGTTCCACATTCAGGATTTGGTCTTGGATTAGAGCGTACAGTAGCGTGGCTCTCTGGAGTAGAACACGTTCGTGAGTCGATTCCATTCCCGCGTTTGTTAAATCGTTTGTATCCTTAATGGGCAAAACCAAAAAAAGTCTCTTTAGGTGGTTACCTAAATAGAGGCTTTTTTTGGTTTTATGCGCTTAACTATTTTCCATGGCGAGTTCTTAGCACTCTAGAAGATCAGGAATGATTAGGCAACGACGGAGCAGGTAATGCGTGTTATAATAATGGGCAGAGGTGTTTTTATGAATCAGAATTTTTTACTGCAATGGATGAAGCAAAAGCAGGTCATTATTCCTGCCTTGCTTATTGAGCATTATTCAAAGCTTGGTATAAATGAGCAAGAATTTGCTGGAATTATTCACGTACAAGCTTTTATTGAACAAGGAGAACCTTTTCCAACTCCCGATCGACTAAGCGAGCGTATGAGTCTGACAACGGCTGAATGCGCCAAGCTGATGGGCGGACTTGTTAAGAAAGGGTTTTTATCATTAGATAAGCATTGGGATAACGAAGGGATCTTATTTGAATTTTATTCATTAGAGCCTTTATACGAAAAGTTATGCACATTCCTTCAATCAAAAGAAATTGAGGGTCAAGAAAAAAGAGAAGAAGAAACAGCAGGTAACCTATATCAAGTTTTTGAAAAAGAATTCTGCCGGCCATTATCACCTATTGAAGCGGAAACGTTATCGATGTGGATTGACCAAGACCAGCATTCCTCAGAACTAATAATCGGGGCTCTCAGAGAAGCGGTCATATCAGGGAAGCTGAATTTTAGGTATATTGATCGGATTTTATTTGAATGGAAACGAAACGGAGTCAAAACGGTGGCTCAAGCAAGAGCTCACGGAGAAAAGTTCAGAGCGCACCAAAAACCGAAGAAAACGGAAAAAGAACGTGTAAGAGCAGACGCGTACCCAAGCTTTAATTGGCTAGAAAAATAGATCTAAATAACAAATAAGGTAGGAATAGAATCGTGTTATCAAAAAAGCAAACAATAGAAGTGTTAGATATTATTGCAGAAATGTATCCAGATGCAGAATGTGAATTAACCCATTCTAATCCGTTTGAATTGTTAATTGCGGTTGTACTATCAGCTCAATGTACAGATGCTCTTGTTAATAAAGTGACACCAGGTTTATTTGCTAAATATAAGCAGCCTGAAGATTATATTGCTGCTCCTCTTGAAGAACTTGAAGAAGATATTCGCAGAATCGGTTTATTTAGAAGTAAAGCAAAAAATATAAAAAAATTATCACAATCACTAGTTGAACAATATAATGGAGAAGTACCAAAAGATAGAGATGAACTAGTGAAGCTGGCAGGCGTGGGCCGTAAAACTGCGAATGTCGTTACATCTGTCGCATTTGGAGTTCCTGCTATTGCAGTAGATACTCATGTAGAAAGAGTATCAAAACGGCTAGGAATATGCAGATGGAAAGATAATGTCAATGTAGTAGAACAGACGTTAATGAAGAAAATCCCAATCGAATTATGGTCTGATTCACATCACAGACTTATTTTCTTTGGTCGTTATCATTGTAAGGCTCAATCACCTAAATGTGAAACCTGTCCGTTACTAGACAGGTGCCGAGAAGGGAAAAAGAGAATGAAAGCAAAAGGACTGCTCTAATGAAGTACTCACTTCCTGCCGATTTTAGGTGCGAGCCGTTTTATAATGGTTCTCAAAGTATAGTCATCTGTTCGGATGATAAACCATTTGAGCGAAGGCTCTTAACGAGTTATTTTTACTATGACATTACAGAAGAAGAGAGACCGTGGGAAAATCCCGCTTCCTTTTTACTCCAGATGTTTGTATTATGGAGAGAAAGAGAAGCGGAGTTACGATCTTTTTTTCAAAAGCGAGACGGAAAAAACGGCAGAACGCTAATGATCGCGATGACTGCAGTGTTTATAGATGCCTTATTTTGGCTCAACAAAAAGAAGGTTGGTCAGCTTCAAGATATTGAAGCTGCAGCAGCTCGGTTAAAGCATAAACCCGTTAATATTGAAGAAAGGCTTCGCTTTATATTAATCAAACCAGATAGTTATCACAGCTTTACTCAACTGCGAGCATTAATGAATGAGCTTGAAAAACTAACTGCACGAAGTAAAGCCATGGGGGAATGGTAACCCCGTGGCCATGTGTGCAACAAACCTTCAGAATACATAAAAAAGTAAGGGATTACATGGAGTGGGGGAGAAATGGATGAGAGTAGATGTCAGCCAACGCGTATTAACGGAGCCTGAAATTCAACGACAAGCAATGATCAAAGATAAAGAGGTTGATGAACGATTTGAGGTCGCATTTTGCGGGCATTTTTCTGCCGGAAAATCAACAATCTTAAATCAACTATTAGGTGCTGAAGTGCTGCCTACAAGTCCAATCCCAACCAGTGCTAATATTATCGGCATTAAAAACGGGGAGCTTGGACTTTTAGTTGAACGGATGGATGATACCGAAAAAGAGTGGACGGGCGAAATTCCATGGGAAAGTGTCAGAGAATGGGGGATGAATGGATCTGATATCCGCCATATGACTATTTTCGCACCGCTTCCTTTTATGCACCCTCAAAGCGTCGTTTATGATACGCCGGGGGTGGATTCTACAGATCCAACTCATCAAGCCGTTACAATGGAAGCCCTGTACACAACAGACTTGATCGTCTATGTGATGGACTATAATCATATTCAATCCGAAACCAACTTATATTTTTTAAAGCAGTTAACAGATGAAAACAAACCGCTTTACATTGTGATCAATCAAGTGGATAAACATGATGAGTCAGAGTTGTCTTTCGATTCGTTTAAGCAGTCGGTGTTAGACGGGTTTAAAGAATGGGGCATCGAGCCTCTCGATTTATATTTTACGAGCATGAAAGTACATGATCATCCATTAAATCAATTCACTGAATTTAAACAAAAAATTAAAGCGATCTTGCACTACAGTCATGAGTTAATTCCAGCTTCAAAAAAGCGATTAAACGAAAGCTTTTATTTGAGTGTAGCTTCTAGAATAGAAGATGAGAAGCAAGAAAAAATGGAAGAGGTTATTGAGGAGCTTTCTGAAAATGGCTTTGATAAAGAAGATTTAGGACGGAAGCAATCTATTCAAGAAGAATTAAAAGAAAATGTTCAGGCCGAAAAAATGATCCGTGAAACGTTTGAAGACGAGTGGGCAAAACTGACAAAAGATGTCACCTTGTTTCCTTACGAAACAACTGAGCTATGCCGTGAATGGATTGAGTCGATGCAGCCTCAATTTAAAGTTGGCTTGTTTTTCGCTAAGAAGAAAACAGAAGAAGAAAGAGAGCTTCGTTTAAAGAAATTAATCGAAAGCACGCAAGATAAGGTAAAAGGGCAGCTCGAGTTTCATGTGCATCGTCTTTTCGAAAAGTATGACCGTACTCATTTATCAAATAAAGAAGCGTTTGAAGATGCAATTCGTCAGGTGCATGTAAACGTGGAACCAGAGCACTTTGAAAAAGCACTTAAAACGGGTCCTCATGACCGTGAGTATGTGTTTACGTTTACCAAAGATCGTACCGCTTATTTTGTAAAGGAGTTAAAAAGACTTGCTGAAGCAGTGATTGAAACCTATATCTCGGGGCTAAGAAGTCATTGGGAAGGTGAAAGGCTGCAATTAGAAGCAGAATTAACTCGCTTTAAAGAAATTGAAACATTTACAACCAAACTAGACGATATTGAAGCAGAATTTAACATGGAAAAAGAAGAGTACTTTGAGCTTGCAGCCTCATACTCCGATCAAGGTCACTATGAAAGTCAGCTTGAGGCAATGAGTGAACGTGAGGTTCCGCAAGATGTAGACCAATCAGTCTTTCACCATGTCTCCTTACCTGAAGAAAGTGTCATTGAAACAAACTGGGATGAGGATGCTAGTGAGAAAAGAGCTCGTTTTGATGAGGAAGAAGCGAACAGCTGGCTAACAAAGCTTACTACGATTACACAATCGCATGAAGCACCTGAAATAGTGGATCGTGAAAAGCGAAAGCTCTTAGATCGAGTGAAAAGATATCACAACCGTTCCTTCATCATCTCATTATTTGGAGCATTTAGTGCGGGTAAATCAAGCTTTGCTAATGCTTTATTAGGCGATGCCATATTACCGGTTTCCCCGCATCCTACAACAGCTACTGTTACCACCGTTAAGCAGTCAAACAGTGAACATAAAAACTTGAGTGCAAGCGTCGAGATAAAAACGCCCGAGCAGCTGAATCAAGAGATTAAATCGGTAGCGAAGCAGTTAGATGAATCACTGACGCTTGACAGCTTAGTAAAATGGCGTCCTAAAGATACACAACAAACAACAAGCTGGCAAAGAACATATGTCTCTTATTTATTAACATTAAAAGAAAGCTTAAAAAAGACTGAGTGGACGCTAGGAGAGACGTTATCTGTTTCCCATGAGCAGCTCACGCAATACGTGGCAGATGAAAAGTATGCCTGTTTGATTCACCATGTGACAATATACTATGACTGCCCGTTGACAAAAGAGGGGATCGTTTTAGTCGATACGCCTGGAGTAAACTCCATTCACGGTCGTCATACAAATGTAGCTTTTACTCAATTAAGAGAGTCTGATGCGATTTTTTATGTTACGTATTATAATCATGCGTTCTCGAAGTCAGATCAGCATTTCCTTACACAAATGGCTAAAGTCAATGATCGCTTCAGTACGGATAAATTGTATTTTATTTTAAATGCAGCAGACCTTGCGAGCAGTCCGGCAGAGTTAAACGGAGTTAGAAAACACATTCATGATCAGCTTGTAAATATTGGCATTGATAAGCCTCGACTATATCCTTTATCAAGTAAGAAAGGGTTAGAGGCGAAACGCAGCACCTCTTCTCCTGATGAAATGTTTGAACGGTTTGAGAAGGCATTTTATACAGAGACGATTCAAGAATTAAAGCAGTTAAGCTTCTCATTAATTCAAGAAGAAACAAGGACTTATACAGAGCAGTTAAATGAAACGCTGAATTATATGAATGCGAGCAAGGAAGAGCGTCTAGCTAAACAAAATAAGAAAAAAGCGCAAGTCACTAAGTGGAAGAAGCATGTTGAGGACGTTGAACCGATCTCAGCAAAAAGAAGAACGACCCAAGAAATTAACGAGCTATTCCTATATCTGCGTGAACGCGTTCAATATGTATTAAATGATCAATACACAGATGCGGTTAATGTAGTTACTGTTACTGGAAAATCCAAAAAAGCTCAACACCAAAGCCTTGCTGCAGCCATTAAAGAGTGGAGAAACTCAGGTGAATACTTCTTAGTACAAGAATTAGGAGCAACGATATTGCGAGTAGAAACCTCTATGAAGCAGGCTCTAATTACGTGGATGAGAGAGACTGAGGAGTCCATTAGAAATGAATTTACGCATTTTATGTTAGATGCTGAAGAGTTGAATGTCCAATTTGATCATCAAAGAGAACATCATATTTTCACTATAAACCCTAATGACTATCTTTCATTTTTATCTTCGTTAAAGAGCTTTTTTGAAGAAGGGGGAAGTCGTAAGCTAAAAGACCAGCTCGTATCTGACGGTACAGAAATGGCTAAAGCGTATTTGAGTCAGCTAGAAAAAGAAGTAGACAGTGAAGCAGTAGATCTTTTTGATACTCTTGAAGCAGAGATGAAAAAACAAATTTTAGACAGTCTTGACCGTGAGTATGAACGCTTAACTGTTGATATGTCAGAGCAAGAAAAGCAAGTGATTGAGACAGAGTGGAAAGAGCTGGAGGCTATCGTTTGATTGTGAATAGCTATTCGTTACCATTATCTCAAGAGAGTAATCTTGTAAAGGTACGTTAAATCGATCGGCATAAGTAGGATGTTTGCCGCTCCTGAAAATATACTTCGCTTTCCGCAGGAAGCTGCTGAGCCTCCTCGTGCTATTGCACTGTGGGGTCTCAGCCCTGCTTTACATCCTGCAGGGGTCTACGTATATTTCATCCGCTAGTTATTGCTTTGGCTTTCTTTTTGTGGAGTGATTTAGTAATGATTCACCTCATTTAAAGAACAATAAAAATTTTACCCCTGAACAGCACCGCACACTCTTGTGTGGTGCTGTTCTTTTTATATCCGTATATCTGTAATAACTCATTAAAGAAGGGATCTAATCATAAGAAAGGACACCCAACCATTGAGTGGTGGGTGTCCTTTTCTGTTGCTTATTCGTCTTCTTCTTCTCTTGTCGAACTGCTGTTTGTTTCAACTTCTTCATCATCACCTGGTTCTTCAGGAGCAGGTGGGGTTTCTTCGTTACCGGAACCATCGTTGTTATTCCCATTTCCATTGCCGTTTCCGTTCCCATTATTGCCATTGTTTCCATTGTTATTTCCGTTATTGTTTCCTTCGTCTCCCTGATTGTTTTCTTCTTCATTTTCATCATCAGGATTTAGAGGTTCTTCAGTTTCTTCTTCTTCAATCGGTTCTTCTTCTAATTCTTCTTCCTCTTCAGCGCCAGTAATTGTCACTTCAGCACTTGCAGGATCACTGCGTAAGCTTGAATTATCGTTAGATACAGCAGTTACTGTGAATCGGTACGTAGCACCTGGTTCTACATCTGATAAAATAAATTGCATATCAGATCCTTGTGCGACCGTTTGCGGGCTTGAACCGTTCACACTGAGCTGCAGATCAAATGTAACTGCATCACGTTGATTGCTCGGATAATCCCAGCTGACAATGACTTGATTTGAGCCTTCATCATAGCCTGCAGTCATATTTGTTGGTGCTTGCAAGCGAATGAACTCCTCTGATACACGAGTCGGCTCATTTCCTCGAACAAATAGTTCTTCTACAATTTCACTCCGTGGAGTAAATTCACTAGGTAGAAGTCCTGTTGAACGCTCAACTCCAATCCGCACCACTGAGTTTGGTTGAGTGAAGTCTGGTGTTTCTATGTTACTAGAAACCTCTTCCATTACCGCTTTAAAAATACGCTGAGCTAAGCGGCGGTCTTCTTGGGATTGAAGATAATTTCCTTCATCATATTTTGTAAAACCAGCCCATACGGCTGCGGTATAGTTCGTTGTGTAGCCTGAGAACCATACATCAGGTACCCCGTCACGAGGGATGTTGAACTTAGTACGAGTGTCTTGTGCAAAGTTTGTTGTTCCAGTTTTACCTGCCATTGGAAGGCCAGGGATATTTGCTGTTGTACCTGTCCCATCAGTTACGGCCGTTTTCAACATATCTGTAACCATATATGCTGTGTAATCACTCATCGCTGAAGTCGGCTCAGGAGATGTATTGATCTCTCGTCCGTCAGGGAAGACAATTTTACGCACTG carries:
- a CDS encoding dynamin family protein; translation: MRVDVSQRVLTEPEIQRQAMIKDKEVDERFEVAFCGHFSAGKSTILNQLLGAEVLPTSPIPTSANIIGIKNGELGLLVERMDDTEKEWTGEIPWESVREWGMNGSDIRHMTIFAPLPFMHPQSVVYDTPGVDSTDPTHQAVTMEALYTTDLIVYVMDYNHIQSETNLYFLKQLTDENKPLYIVINQVDKHDESELSFDSFKQSVLDGFKEWGIEPLDLYFTSMKVHDHPLNQFTEFKQKIKAILHYSHELIPASKKRLNESFYLSVASRIEDEKQEKMEEVIEELSENGFDKEDLGRKQSIQEELKENVQAEKMIRETFEDEWAKLTKDVTLFPYETTELCREWIESMQPQFKVGLFFAKKKTEEERELRLKKLIESTQDKVKGQLEFHVHRLFEKYDRTHLSNKEAFEDAIRQVHVNVEPEHFEKALKTGPHDREYVFTFTKDRTAYFVKELKRLAEAVIETYISGLRSHWEGERLQLEAELTRFKEIETFTTKLDDIEAEFNMEKEEYFELAASYSDQGHYESQLEAMSEREVPQDVDQSVFHHVSLPEESVIETNWDEDASEKRARFDEEEANSWLTKLTTITQSHEAPEIVDREKRKLLDRVKRYHNRSFIISLFGAFSAGKSSFANALLGDAILPVSPHPTTATVTTVKQSNSEHKNLSASVEIKTPEQLNQEIKSVAKQLDESLTLDSLVKWRPKDTQQTTSWQRTYVSYLLTLKESLKKTEWTLGETLSVSHEQLTQYVADEKYACLIHHVTIYYDCPLTKEGIVLVDTPGVNSIHGRHTNVAFTQLRESDAIFYVTYYNHAFSKSDQHFLTQMAKVNDRFSTDKLYFILNAADLASSPAELNGVRKHIHDQLVNIGIDKPRLYPLSSKKGLEAKRSTSSPDEMFERFEKAFYTETIQELKQLSFSLIQEETRTYTEQLNETLNYMNASKEERLAKQNKKKAQVTKWKKHVEDVEPISAKRRTTQEINELFLYLRERVQYVLNDQYTDAVNVVTVTGKSKKAQHQSLAAAIKEWRNSGEYFLVQELGATILRVETSMKQALITWMRETEESIRNEFTHFMLDAEELNVQFDHQREHHIFTINPNDYLSFLSSLKSFFEEGGSRKLKDQLVSDGTEMAKAYLSQLEKEVDSEAVDLFDTLEAEMKKQILDSLDREYERLTVDMSEQEKQVIETEWKELEAIV